One Tamlana carrageenivorans genomic region harbors:
- the glmS gene encoding glutamine--fructose-6-phosphate transaminase (isomerizing), producing MCGIVGYIGPREAYPIIIEGLKRLEYRGYDSAGIALFDGKDLKVSKTKGKVVDLEAQVEREITTTGNVGIGHTRWATHGVPNDVNSHPHVSNSGNLVIIHNGIIENYESLKLELISRGYTFKSDTDTEVLVNLIEEIQKQDDLKLGKAVQLALNQVIGAYAIAVFDKNKPEEIVVARLGSPLAIGIGDNEEEFFIASDASPFLEYTKNAVYLEDEELAIIRFHKGIKIRKIKDDSLVETYVQELQLNLEQIEKGGYDHFMLKEIHEQPKAITDTYRGRLLRNEAIIKMAGVEDNMKKFLNANRIIIVACGTSWHAGLVAEYIFEDLARIPVEVEYASEFRYRNPVINENDVVIAISQSGETADTLAAIKLAKSRGAFVFGVCNVVGSSIARESDAGAYTHAGPEIGVASTKAFTTQITVLTLIALRLARAKGTISSSDFRTHLLELELIPKKVEKALEADDNIKAISEIYKDAKNFLYLGRGYNFPVALEGALKLKEISYIHAEGYPAAEMKHGPIALIDENMPIAVIATKKGHYEKVVSNIQEIKSRKGKIIGIVTEGDTQVRGLADHVIEVPETLESLSPLLTTIPLQLLSYHIAVMLDKNVDQPRNLAKSVTVE from the coding sequence ATGTGTGGAATTGTTGGATATATTGGACCTAGAGAAGCCTATCCTATTATAATAGAAGGCCTGAAACGTTTAGAATACCGAGGATACGACAGTGCAGGAATTGCACTTTTTGACGGGAAAGACCTAAAGGTTTCAAAAACTAAAGGAAAGGTGGTCGATTTAGAGGCCCAAGTTGAAAGAGAAATTACTACGACAGGTAATGTTGGAATCGGACATACAAGATGGGCTACCCATGGTGTCCCAAACGATGTCAACTCACATCCTCACGTTTCAAATTCGGGGAATCTCGTTATTATTCATAACGGTATTATTGAAAATTACGAATCGCTCAAATTAGAATTGATCTCTAGAGGATACACATTTAAATCGGATACTGATACTGAAGTTCTAGTAAACTTAATTGAAGAAATTCAAAAGCAAGACGATTTAAAACTAGGTAAAGCCGTTCAATTAGCATTAAACCAAGTTATTGGCGCTTACGCCATTGCTGTTTTTGATAAAAATAAGCCTGAAGAAATTGTTGTAGCACGCTTAGGAAGTCCTTTAGCTATTGGAATTGGTGATAATGAAGAAGAATTTTTTATTGCTAGTGATGCGTCTCCATTTTTAGAATACACAAAAAATGCCGTGTACCTTGAGGATGAAGAATTAGCTATTATTAGATTCCATAAAGGCATTAAAATTAGAAAAATTAAAGATGATTCTTTAGTAGAAACCTATGTTCAAGAATTACAACTTAATTTAGAGCAAATTGAAAAAGGTGGCTATGACCATTTCATGCTTAAAGAAATTCATGAACAACCTAAAGCCATCACCGATACTTACAGAGGCCGTTTATTAAGAAACGAAGCTATTATAAAAATGGCTGGTGTTGAAGATAACATGAAAAAGTTTCTTAATGCCAATCGTATTATTATTGTGGCCTGTGGAACATCTTGGCATGCTGGACTAGTTGCAGAATATATTTTTGAAGATTTAGCACGAATTCCTGTTGAAGTAGAATATGCTTCTGAATTTAGATACCGTAATCCTGTAATTAACGAAAATGATGTGGTCATCGCCATTTCACAATCGGGAGAAACAGCCGACACTTTAGCTGCTATTAAACTTGCAAAATCAAGGGGAGCCTTTGTATTTGGCGTATGTAATGTAGTTGGCTCTTCAATAGCAAGAGAATCTGATGCAGGAGCCTATACCCATGCCGGACCAGAAATTGGTGTAGCTTCAACAAAAGCTTTTACCACACAAATAACGGTTTTAACCCTAATCGCTTTAAGATTAGCACGCGCAAAAGGCACAATAAGTAGTTCCGATTTTAGAACACATCTTCTGGAGTTAGAATTAATTCCGAAAAAAGTTGAAAAAGCCTTAGAGGCCGATGATAATATTAAAGCCATATCTGAAATTTACAAAGACGCTAAAAACTTTTTATATTTAGGTCGAGGTTACAATTTCCCAGTAGCTCTCGAAGGCGCTTTAAAACTCAAAGAAATTTCATATATTCATGCAGAAGGCTACCCGGCTGCAGAAATGAAACATGGACCTATTGCATTAATTGATGAGAATATGCCCATTGCAGTAATTGCTACTAAAAAGGGACATTACGAGAAAGTCGTAAGTAATATTCAAGAAATTAAATCCCGTAAAGGAAAAATTATTGGCATCGTAACGGAAGGCGACACCCAAGTTAGAGGACTAGCCGATCATGTTATTGAAGTGCCTGAAACTTTAGAATCACTTTCTCCATTGCTCACAACAATTCCTTTACAATTATTATCCTATCATATTGCGGTAATGCTTGATAAAAATGTTGATCAGCCGCGTAATTTAGCAAAATCAGTGACTGTAGAATAA
- a CDS encoding TonB-dependent receptor → MKKILPLFLLFICGLTHGQTIVSGTVVDDANLPIPGANIIVVGAAVGTVTDFDGKFILNYTKNPPFSIQASSVGFETVTKAVTTNNETINFILIEGTALDEVVISASRTPERIFESPVTVERIGLKEIKNTASADFYDGLENLKGVDVNTNSLTFKSVNTRGFATFSNNRFMQLVDGMDNSTPALNFPIGNLVGMTETDVLSVELLPGASSALYGANAFNGILFMRSKNPFEYEGLSASIKRGVTSQEASGTNPYTDLSIRAAHKFSEKFAAKFNFGYLEGTDWAATSEVDRNMEAGTRETNLNYNGINVYGDEVSQNLKQVAILLESAINPATGQPYLPAGASTLAPSVQVSRTGYNEKYLTNNEAKSIKADWGLYYRPFENDFEVSYVGKVGTGTTIYQGLNRYYIDNFFQEQHKIEFRNKNFFLRTYLVADKAGDSYDMVFTGININRAWKPDLNWFAEYAGTYVLSTLGGANDAQAHAAARAQAETGRFEPGTPEYIAAFNKSINDPDLLTGSKFQDASKYYHTDGNYNFSELIKFAEIQVGGSYRKYSLNSFGTIYTDYDGSIDYFEYGMYTQIQKNLELNESLDLKLTGSVRYDKSEFFDGFFSPRISAGLTLNKNHNFRASVQTGFRNPTTQDLFIGLDANRAILVGSAPTNLDRYSGDYNVSGSGQIGGQPSVITQTGAAAYNNSYSEASVLAYQASGDVNDLVVSNPDLIKPEQVTSAEIGYRGKLKSLTIDFSAYFNSYKDFIAQEYVVAPLYGQVGDNSLSIDALNRGDDVTYNAYTNSKAAVNSYGASIGVSTKVFGDFDLGANYTFAKLDFDQEKYPDFTTNFNTPEHKFKATFGNTNVFKNLGFNIAYRFSDDYYWESTFGNGLIPEYHVVDAQVNYTIPCFKSTFKLGATNLLGDEYYTAYGTGFIGSMYYLSWTINNL, encoded by the coding sequence ATGAAAAAAATTCTCCCCCTATTTTTACTGTTCATTTGTGGATTAACCCACGGACAAACCATCGTTTCAGGAACCGTTGTTGATGATGCCAATCTACCTATTCCCGGAGCTAACATTATTGTGGTTGGTGCTGCTGTTGGCACCGTTACCGATTTTGACGGCAAATTTATATTGAATTACACTAAAAACCCACCTTTTTCCATTCAGGCCAGTAGCGTAGGTTTTGAAACCGTTACTAAAGCAGTGACTACTAATAACGAAACTATAAATTTCATTTTGATAGAAGGAACAGCTCTAGATGAAGTTGTCATTTCAGCATCAAGAACCCCTGAACGTATTTTTGAATCTCCTGTGACGGTTGAACGTATCGGTCTAAAGGAAATTAAAAACACCGCTTCAGCCGATTTCTATGACGGATTAGAAAACTTAAAAGGAGTCGACGTAAACACCAATTCGTTAACTTTTAAATCTGTAAACACCAGAGGTTTCGCAACGTTTTCAAACAACAGATTTATGCAACTTGTTGATGGTATGGATAATTCCACACCAGCGCTTAACTTCCCCATTGGAAACTTGGTGGGTATGACGGAAACCGATGTCCTAAGTGTTGAACTACTGCCTGGAGCTTCTTCTGCTTTATACGGCGCAAACGCCTTTAACGGTATTTTATTCATGCGTAGCAAAAATCCGTTCGAATATGAAGGATTAAGCGCCTCTATAAAAAGAGGTGTCACGTCTCAAGAAGCTTCTGGAACAAATCCTTATACCGATTTAAGTATTCGTGCCGCTCATAAGTTTAGTGAAAAATTTGCTGCAAAATTTAATTTTGGATACTTAGAAGGCACCGATTGGGCTGCAACTAGTGAAGTAGACAGAAACATGGAAGCCGGTACTAGAGAAACTAACCTGAACTATAACGGTATTAATGTATATGGCGATGAAGTTTCACAAAACCTAAAACAGGTTGCTATTTTGTTAGAATCGGCAATTAATCCTGCTACCGGACAACCCTACTTACCAGCTGGCGCAAGCACATTGGCTCCTTCTGTACAAGTAAGTAGAACAGGATATAACGAAAAATACCTTACCAATAATGAAGCAAAGAGCATTAAGGCCGACTGGGGCTTATACTACCGCCCATTTGAAAATGACTTTGAAGTTTCATACGTCGGAAAAGTTGGAACTGGTACAACCATATACCAAGGATTAAACCGCTACTACATAGACAACTTTTTCCAAGAGCAACACAAAATTGAATTCCGTAACAAAAACTTCTTCTTAAGAACGTATTTGGTTGCTGATAAAGCTGGTGATTCTTATGATATGGTTTTCACAGGGATTAATATCAATAGAGCATGGAAACCAGATTTAAACTGGTTTGCAGAATATGCTGGAACTTACGTTTTATCAACTTTAGGTGGTGCTAACGATGCCCAAGCACATGCCGCAGCACGTGCTCAAGCAGAAACAGGAAGGTTTGAACCTGGTACACCCGAATATATCGCAGCTTTCAATAAAAGTATTAATGATCCCGATTTATTAACAGGATCTAAATTTCAAGATGCTTCAAAATATTACCACACCGACGGTAATTACAATTTTAGTGAACTCATAAAATTTGCTGAAATTCAAGTTGGTGGATCTTATAGAAAATACAGTTTAAATTCCTTCGGAACCATATACACCGATTACGACGGCTCCATCGATTATTTTGAATATGGTATGTATACACAAATTCAGAAAAATCTGGAATTAAACGAAAGCTTGGACCTTAAACTAACGGGGTCTGTACGTTATGATAAGTCTGAGTTTTTCGACGGTTTCTTCTCACCAAGAATATCGGCTGGCTTAACTTTAAACAAAAATCATAACTTCCGTGCTTCTGTACAAACAGGATTCAGAAATCCTACCACTCAAGATTTGTTTATTGGGCTGGATGCTAATCGTGCCATATTGGTAGGTTCTGCACCAACGAACTTAGACCGTTATTCAGGTGATTATAACGTAAGTGGAAGCGGACAAATAGGTGGGCAACCTAGTGTGATTACCCAAACGGGGGCAGCTGCGTATAACAACTCATATTCTGAAGCTTCGGTATTAGCTTATCAAGCCTCAGGTGATGTTAACGACCTTGTGGTTTCTAATCCCGATTTAATCAAACCTGAACAAGTAACCTCTGCTGAAATTGGATACCGCGGTAAACTTAAAAGCCTGACTATTGATTTTAGCGCTTACTTCAACAGCTATAAAGATTTTATCGCCCAAGAATATGTTGTAGCACCATTATACGGTCAAGTAGGTGATAATTCACTATCTATCGACGCCCTTAATCGCGGTGATGATGTCACTTACAACGCTTATACAAACTCTAAAGCAGCTGTTAACTCTTATGGAGCTTCTATTGGGGTATCTACAAAAGTATTTGGTGATTTCGATTTAGGAGCCAACTACACTTTTGCCAAATTAGATTTTGACCAAGAGAAATATCCGGACTTCACAACAAACTTTAATACACCCGAACATAAATTCAAAGCGACTTTTGGAAACACCAATGTTTTTAAAAACCTTGGTTTTAATATCGCTTATCGTTTTAGTGATGATTACTATTGGGAGTCAACTTTTGGAAACGGATTAATTCCAGAGTACCATGTGGTAGATGCTCAGGTAAACTATACGATACCTTGCTTTAAATCGACATTTAAATTGGGTGCCACTAACTTATTAGGTGACGAATACTACACCGCTTACGGCACCGGATTTATTGGTTCTATGTATTACCTCTCATGGACTATTAATAACTTATAA
- a CDS encoding G-D-S-L family lipolytic protein — MIKSKYIGVLLTLLGLSACNTPEDILPPVNEEKLPELTAGSADFSNYISVGASLTAGYSDFGLFIAGQENSFPNMLASQFKKVGGGDFLQPLVNDNTGGILVGGTPVRGYRLTFNSEIPGPQPLNEFLEGLGAPVPPITTEAGINIGSDFNNFGIPGSKSFHLITPGYAGANPYYARIASAPAATVIDDAVAQQPTFFTLSEVGANDVLGYALSGGDGSDPITDPATFNASLEVLINKLTANGAKGAIANVPSITSVSHFTTVPHNPVPLDGPTADLLNSMNGYGAYNAGIAQAYAYLVANTPLTQEMADAEIAKRSISFSAGPNNDLVIIDEDLRDLTVLNPALINLRQATADDLILLTASSEIPKGIGVSTPMGDKFVLTPEEQTEINNATMAYNTSIEAIAKTKGLALADLKSVLDEAATNGIAFDDFFLNTDLVFGGLVSLDGIHLTARGYALMANTFLKAIDTTYGSNFEASGNLMKAADFPISYAPTLQ; from the coding sequence ATGATTAAATCTAAATATATAGGAGTACTATTAACCCTCTTAGGCTTATCAGCTTGCAATACGCCTGAAGACATCCTTCCTCCTGTGAACGAGGAAAAGCTTCCTGAATTAACGGCCGGCAGTGCCGATTTCTCAAATTACATATCTGTAGGGGCTTCCCTTACTGCTGGTTATTCAGACTTCGGATTATTTATCGCAGGCCAAGAAAATTCATTTCCAAATATGTTAGCCTCACAATTCAAAAAAGTTGGTGGGGGCGATTTTTTACAACCATTAGTTAATGACAATACTGGTGGTATACTTGTTGGCGGTACACCTGTTCGTGGTTACCGTTTAACATTTAATAGCGAGATTCCTGGGCCACAACCTTTAAATGAATTTTTAGAAGGATTAGGTGCTCCTGTACCACCAATTACTACAGAAGCCGGAATTAATATAGGCAGTGATTTTAATAATTTTGGTATTCCGGGCTCCAAAAGTTTCCATTTAATAACGCCAGGATATGCTGGTGCTAACCCATATTATGCCAGAATAGCTTCTGCACCTGCTGCAACAGTTATTGATGACGCCGTGGCCCAGCAGCCTACATTTTTCACATTATCTGAAGTTGGGGCAAATGATGTTCTAGGTTACGCTTTATCTGGAGGTGACGGTTCTGACCCTATTACAGATCCTGCAACTTTTAACGCATCTTTAGAAGTTTTAATAAACAAACTTACAGCAAACGGGGCTAAAGGAGCCATAGCAAATGTACCAAGTATTACAAGTGTTTCTCATTTCACTACCGTACCTCATAATCCAGTTCCTTTAGATGGACCTACAGCAGATTTACTAAACAGCATGAATGGCTATGGGGCTTATAACGCTGGAATCGCCCAAGCTTATGCTTATTTAGTGGCGAACACCCCCTTAACTCAAGAAATGGCCGATGCTGAAATTGCAAAACGTAGTATTTCCTTTTCTGCTGGACCAAATAACGACCTAGTTATTATTGATGAAGATTTAAGAGATTTAACGGTTTTAAACCCCGCTTTAATCAATTTAAGACAAGCTACGGCAGACGACTTAATTTTGCTTACAGCATCATCTGAAATCCCTAAAGGTATAGGTGTATCTACCCCAATGGGAGATAAATTTGTACTTACTCCAGAAGAACAGACAGAAATTAACAATGCTACCATGGCTTATAACACCAGCATTGAAGCCATAGCAAAAACAAAAGGTTTGGCTTTAGCAGATTTAAAAAGTGTTTTAGATGAAGCTGCTACAAATGGAATCGCCTTTGATGATTTTTTTCTAAATACAGATTTAGTCTTTGGTGGCCTAGTAAGTTTAGACGGTATCCATTTAACCGCAAGAGGATATGCTTTAATGGCAAACACCTTCTTAAAAGCTATTGATACTACATATGGATCTAATTTTGAAGCTTCAGGAAACTTAATGAAAGCAGCAGACTTCCCAATTTCATATGCTCCAACGCTACAGTAA
- a CDS encoding toxin-antitoxin system YwqK family antitoxin → MKKSILIFFALLMTVVSFAQQKRELKLNKETNLIDVVYYHDNGVVSQTGSYTADGKLHGVWLSFDTEGKKIVSANYDNGKKVGKWIHWVDGVAKEVDYSKNVASL, encoded by the coding sequence ATGAAGAAATCAATTTTAATATTTTTCGCTTTGTTAATGACAGTGGTTTCTTTTGCACAACAAAAGAGGGAATTAAAACTTAATAAGGAAACGAATTTAATCGATGTTGTTTATTATCATGACAATGGTGTTGTAAGCCAAACAGGTTCTTACACAGCAGATGGTAAATTACATGGTGTTTGGTTAAGTTTTGACACTGAAGGCAAAAAAATTGTTTCAGCTAATTATGATAATGGTAAAAAAGTCGGCAAATGGATTCACTGGGTAGACGGTGTAGCCAAAGAAGTAGATTATAGTAAAAATGTTGCTTCGCTTTAA